CCGAATCAGCCAAACCAGCAGGAAGCCCGCCAAATCTGGCGGGCTTTTTAATTTTGAGTTTTAAATGTTTAATTTTAAGTTGCGGACTCATTTTATATTTCCTGCATTGGCAGGCTGAGTGCCAGTGTAAAGCTGATTTTCCTGGAAGTGTTGCTGACATCCATGAACTGGCCTGTCAAAGAACCTTCAAAATGTATATCGTCAATTTGTGTAATAGTCAAAACAGCATTGTCCTCCTGGAAGTTATAAATCTTGCCGTTAAAGTTTATTCCAAATCTGATCCATTGGCCTTCCGGGCTTGGAAACATGACCTGGGAGTATCCTGTATAATAAAAAAGAATGCTCATAACATTTTCACCCCCATTGGTCAGGTTATTGTCATCTCCAAGGACAAGATGGATATACCTTGTTGTTTCATCAACAGGTGACCAAAACCCCAGGTTCGGGGTGAAAGTATGACTATAGCCACTAAATTCACTTTCTGTAATTTGAAGGGTGTTTAATTCTTTGCCATTGCCGTCCTTCTTGCATGACCCAAGTATGGAAACGAAAATGAATAAGATGATGAACAGGAAAATCTTTTTCATACTATGATTATCTTAAAAATTCAAAATCACCGCTTTATGTAACAAAAATAATAAAAATACTATAGCCTTTTTGGGTTATCGCAAGGAGGATTCTGAGCAGTCTTTGCGATCTTATCAATATCTTTCCGACCTTTGCACAAAATTTGCTGACAAAGTGTCTGATAAACATTAATAAGAACCTTGGCAACAAAATTGCTCGTTCAATGTTCTAATTTTTAATAAATCAACTTATGATAGCACCAATCTGGATAATATTCGGCGTTTTTATGCTGTTGAGCTGGCTGATCTCCATGCAGCTCCGCTCTAAATTCAAAAAATATTCAAAAGTCCCCATTAATTACAATCTTACCGGAAAAGAGGTGGCTGAAAAGATGCTGAAGGAGAACGGCATCTTGGATGTCAAAGTGGTTTCCACGCCCGGTCAGTTGAGTGACCATTACAACCCGGTGAATAAGACGGTCAACCTAAGCCCTGACGTTTATAACCTGAGCAGTGTCGCTTCTGCTGCCATCGCCGCCCATGAATGCGGACATGCCGTTCAGCATGCCGCCGCTTACAGTTTCCTGCAAATGCGTTCAAAACTGGTTCCGGTGGTTAGCTTTACCTCAAGATGGATTCAGTGGGTATTGCTCGCCGGTATCCTCCTCGTTCAAACTATGCCTTCCATTTTATTAATTGGTATTATTCTTTTTGGCCTGACCACCCTGTTCAGTTTCATCACACTTCCGGTCGAGATCAATGCTTCAAAAAAGGCACTGGTATGGTTGAACACCAGCGGGATCACCAATGTTCAGAACCATGACAAGGCGGAAGATGCTTTACGCTGGGCCGCTTACACTTATGTTGTTGCGGCATTGGGGTCATTGGCCACTCTTCTTTATTATATCATGATTTTCACTGGAAGAAGGAACTAAAGCATTTTGCATTTAACATTGCGCATTTCGCATTTCTCATTTACAGTCTCTGACGACTAACGACTAACGACTGACGATTGACAACTATCGTCCAACGGGTTATTTTTTTTATTTACTTTGCTCAAAATTTTAGAAAATGATAGTAATCGGTGGGCGGGATATCTGCCTGGAAGATTTTCGGCAGATCATTTTTCATCAAGTGCCTGTTTTGCTTGATAGTGCTGCGCTTACTGCAGTCAGTGACTGTTTTCATTTTCTAAAGGAATTTTCTCATGACAAGATTATCTACGGCATCAATACCGGCCTGGGGCCGATGTCGCAATACAAAGTCAAGGAACAGGACCGGCTTGCTTTGCAGTACAACCTGATCCGGAGCCATGCTGCCGGCGCAGGCAGGCCTATTGAGGAGATCCACGTGAAAGCCCTGATGGTCGCCCGGCTCAACACCCTGATGAAAGGCTATTCCGGCATTCATCCTTCAGTAGTCGAATTACTCAGAGATTTTATCAACCACGATATCACGCCGGTTATACCGCGACATGGCGGCGTCGGTGCCAGCGGCGACCTGGTCCAGATTGCCCACCTGGCTTTAGCTCTGATCGGTGAAGGTGAAGTTACTGTTCACGGAAAGCTTTTGAATACATCCGAAGCATTGAAACAGGCCGGCCTGGAACCAATCAGCATGCATATCCGGGAAGCTTTGTCGCTGATCAACGGTACTTCCGCCATGTCAGGTATTGGCATTGTCAACGTGATCTATGCACGGCAACTGCTCGACTGGGCAGTAGGTGCCTCGGCACTGATCAACGAAGTCGTGGAGAGCTATGATGATCATTTCTCACTTGAGCTGAACCGTGTCAAATTGCATCCGGGCCAGATGGAAATCACCGGAAAGCTGCATAAGATACTTAACGATAGCCGCCTTACCAGGAAAAGAGCTGACGATTTGTTCAACGGCACTAACGGTGAGATCGTTTTCACCAAAAAAATACAGGAATATTACTCTTTGCGTTGTATTACCCAGATCCTTGGACCTGTCACCGATACCATTCATGGCGCTGAAACAGTCGTAATGAATGAGATCAACTCCGTTAATGACAATCCGGTGATCGACTTCCGTAACCGGAATGTATTCCATGGCGGGAATTTCCACGGAGATTACGTTTCTTTGGAAATGGACAAGCTGAAACTTTCCGTGACTAAACTTTCCATGTTAGCCGAACGGCAGTTAAATTTTTTAATGAACGATAAACTGAACGGCAAGCTTCCACCTTTCGTGAACCTGGGCGTCCTCGGGCTGAACCTTGGTATGCAGGGGGTCCAATTTACCGCTACTTCTACCGTTGCTGAAAACCAGGTCCTTTCCAACCCGGTTTATGTGCACAGCATCCCGACCAATAATGACAACCAGGACCTTGTCAGCATGGGGACAAACGCGGCGCTGATGACCTGCCAGGTTATAGAGAATAGCTACGAAGTGATGTCAATTCACCTGCTGACGCTGATTCAGGCCGTGGATTTCCTGAAGATGGAAGATAGAATGTCTACCTTCACCAAGGATCTTTATCACAAGCTGAGAGCAGAAGTCCCTGTGTTTAGTGAAGATCATGTGATGGCGCCGGATATCCGGAAGATGAAGGATTACATCAGCCATAACAGTTTGAATATCTGATGGAATGAAAAAATACGCACTGGTCACCGGAGGTTCAAGGGGAATTGGAAGGGCCATTTGCCTGAAATTGGCAGAGGCAGGTTACCCTGTGATCATCAATTATAAATCTAATGAAGCTGAAGCCAGGCATACGCTGGAGCTGATCATCAGCAAAGGCGGGGAAGCGGAACTTCTTCCTTTCGATGTTAGTGTAAAGGAAGAAACAGAAAAAGCACTGGAAAGTTGGGCAAATGCCCACCAGGAGGCTTACATTGCCTGCCTGGTCAATAATGCCGGAATCCGCCGCGATAATCTGCTTGTTTTTATGAGCGATTCCGAGTGGAAAGATGTACTGGAAACCAATCTGGGCAGTTTTTTTTACGTTACACGGAAGTTGGTAAAAGATATGATGGTCAACAAATACGGCCGGATTGTGAATGTTGTTTCCCTGTCGGGGATAAAAGGGTTGCCCGGCCAGACGAACTATTCAGCCGCCAAAGCAGGTGTAATTGGGGCTACAAAGGCCCTGGCGCAGGAGGTGGGGCGGAAAAACGTGACGGTTAATGCCGTCGCACCTGGCTTTATCAGAACTGAAATGACGAAAGATTTGGATGAAAAGGAGTATAAAGCCCTGATCCCACTGAACCGTTTCGGCGAAACGGAAGAAGTGGCCGAAGTAGTGGCGTTCCTGGCAAGTGATAAGGCATCATATATTACTGGGGAAGTGGTTTCGGTGAACGGAGGGCTATATACGTAAATTGAAAGTTGAAACTCAGAACTCAAAACTCAAAACTCAGAACTCAAAACTAAACATGCGTCGTGTCGTAATAACCGGAATGGGGATTTATTCGACGATCGGGATAAATCTCGATGAAGTCAGGGAATCCCTTTACCTGGGCAAATCCGGTATTGGTTTTGACCCATTGCGTAAGGAAATGGGGTTCCGGTCGGGCCTGACCGGGATCATTGAACGGCCGCAGCTCAAAGGTTTGCTCGACAGGCGGCAGCGGATAGGTATGGCGGAACAGGCCGAATATGCTTACATATCGACAGTTGAGGCACTAAAACAGGCAAATATCGATCAGGATTACCTGGAGAAAATTGAAGCCGGTATTTTGTTTGGCAACGACAGCTCTGCAGTCCCCGTTATAGAGACTATCGATATCATGCGGGAAAAGAAAGACACCGCGTTGGTCGGATCGGGATTGATCTTCCAGACGATGAATTCCACCATCTCGATGAATCTTTCGGTTATTTTCAAGCTTAAAGGGATAAATCTCACCGTCAGTGCTGCCTGTGCCAGCGGTTCTCACGCCATAGGCATTGCTTACTACTTGATCCGCAGCGGTTTGCAGGAATGCATCATCACCGGCGGCGGGCAGGAGGTCAACATGGAGTCGACGGGGAATTTCGATGCCCTGAATGCATTCTCTGTCAGGGAAAATGATCCTACATTGGCTTCCCGGCCATTTGACCGCGACCGCGACGGGCTGGTGCCAAGCGGCGGAGCAGCTACCCTGGTCCTCGAAAGTTTTGAATCCGCTAAAAAAAGGGGTGCTAAAATCCTGGCAGAAGTCATCGGTTACGGGTTTTCTTCCAACGGTGAACATATTTCCGTACCCAATCTCGATGGACCGGTAAAAGCTATACGGATGGCCCTGAAAGATGCGAACCTGATGGCAAAAGACATCGAATACATCAATGCCCACGCCACTTCCACCCCGGTAGGCGACGCCAAAGAAGCCGAGGCCTTGCACCTCGTATTCGGCGATTCAAAACCCCGGGTCAGCTCCACCAAATCGATGACCGGCCACGAGATGTGGATGGGAGGCGCCAGCGAGGTTGTCTATTCCATCCTGATGTTGCAGAATGGCTTCATCGCTCCCAATATCAATTTCGAAAACCCGGATGAATGCTCCGCAAAGCTGAATATCGCGGCAAAAACCATCCATCAAAACTTCAATATCTTCCTTTCCAACGCCTTTGGGTTCGGTGGTACGAATTCTACCTTAATCGTAAAGGGAATCGGTCATTAGGTAGTCATAAAGTAGTCATAAAGTAGTCATTAAATAATTTGACCGCCGACCACCGACTGCCAACCGCCGACTGCCTACTGCCAACTGCCAACTGTCCAACTAAAAAATTTCCTCAATTTGTTCAAATTTTCACTACTTTTGTATCGTGGAAAAGCGTAAAAGTTCCCGGAACATGGAGAAGACTATTATAATCGGAGAAATTAATGGTTTTTTAATCGAAGAGTTTGAGATTGAGCAGCATATGATCAAACCGGAAGCTTCCTGGAAAGAAATCGGCATCGACAGCCTCGATTTCGTGGATATCGTGGTGATCATCGAGAAAAGCTACGGTTTCAAACTAAAAGGCGAAGAAATGGCTACCATCAAAACACTCGGTCAGTTTTACGATCACGTTTACCAGCGCATCCAAAACCAGAATTAGCCATGGCCACCTGGCAAGGTAAAACGCGGGGAGGACTGCTCGGCCATCAAATCTTCGTTTTTATCCTCCGCTACCTTGGTCTGAAACCTGCATATTTTTTGCTTCGTTTTGTTTCTTCCTATTATTTTATCTTTTCCCGTAAGTCGAACCGGCATATCTACGCCTATTACAAGGAAATTCTTCATTATTCTTCCTTTATTGCACGCAAGGCAGTTTATCGGAATTATTACATCTTTGGCCAGATACTGATCGATAAAGTGGCGATCTATTCCGGTCTGGTGGATAAATTCACTTTCGACCTGGAAGATGAAAAGCACCTGGCAGCTATGGACAAAGGTGGATTCATGATCAGCGCCCATATCGGCAACTGGGAAATGGCCGGTAAGAAATCGGACCGGATCGATAAAACCATGAACCTGGTGATGCTCGATGAGGAACACCGCCGGATCAGGCATTATCTTGATTCGATCATGAAAGAACGGAATATCCGCATCATACTGCTGAAAGATGATCTTTCACACCTGATCGCAATCCGGCAGGCACTGGATAAAAGTGAACTGATTGCAATCCACGGCGATCGCTTTATGGAAGGAATGAAAACCCTCACAGCGAAGTTTTTGGGAAAAGATGCCTGCTTCCCGGAAGGACCATTCTACCTGGCCCTTCGAATGAATGCCCCGGTAAGTTTTGCTTTCGCGATGAAGGAAGGCCCTTCGCATTATCATTTTTATGCAACGCCTCCTAAAATCTACAACCTGCCGGAAGGAAAACGGATCAGCCGGGAGCACCTGATGCCAATTTTACTTGATTACATCCGGGCAGTGGAAACGATGCTGAAAAAATATCCTGAGCAGTGGTTTAATTATTATGAGTTCTGGGGATAGAAGACAGAAGACAGAAGTCAGAAGATAGAATAAATTAATTGAAAATCGACAATGAAAAAGATTCTCATCGTCTATTACACGCAAACCGGTCAGCTAAGAGAAATCGTTGATGCCATCACTGGTCCTTTGAAGAATGAATGTCATCTTTTTTTTGAAGAACTGAAACCGGTTCCCGCATATCCTTTCCCATGGAACGGCATGCCTTTCTTCCAGGTTTTCCCGGAATCGGTGAAAGAAATTCCCTGTGAACTGGAGCCATTCCAAAATAACCCTGATGAAGATTACGATCTGATCATCCTGTCTTACCAGGTTTGGTACTTATCTCCTTCAATCCCTATAAGTTCATTCCTCCAAAGTGAAGCAGCAGGAAAGTTATTTAAAAACAAGCCTGTTATTACGGTCCTGGGAGCCAGGAACATGTGGATCATGGCGCAGGAACGGGTCAAATCGAGGATCAGTGAACTGGGTGGCAAACTGGTCGGCAACATCGTGCTGGCTGACCCTGCACCGAACCTGGTCAGCGTAGTGACGATCGTCCGTTGGATGATGAAGGGAGAAAAAGCCCCGTTTAAGTGGTTCGGGATGAAATTTCCACCGGCAGGTGTGCCACAAAAAGATATTGACAATGCTTCTTCTTTCGGGGCAATTATTAAAGAATCGCTGAAAGCCGGTGATCCTGGTCATTTGCAGCAGAAGCTTGTGAAGGCAGGCGCTGTGAAAGTCGATCCGGTTCTGATGAATATTGAGAAGCGCGGAAAGATGATGTTTGGCATCTGGGCTAAAATGATCCTGAAAAAAGGCGCATATAATGATCCGGCAAGGGAAGGTAGGCTGAAAGGATTTAAATATTATCTTTTTACCGTTATCTATTTAATCTCCCCGATGGTTTCATTTCTTTTTTGGTTGATATTCAAGCTGAATCCCAGGGCAGCGAAAAAAATCATTAAAAAGTATACGGGTGTTTAGCTCCGGGATTCCATCCCGGAAAATTTTTATCTTTGCCCCCTCATTTACTCTTTGAAGCTGTCTGAATATGATTAACGAAGTCTATATTACACGTTTAGCAAAATTTCTGCCAAACCTTCCGGTTGAAAACGACCAGATGGAGCAATTCCTTGGCATGGTTGATGGAAAACCATCCAGGGCGAAACGGATCATCATGCGGAACAACCAAATAACCAACCGCTATTATGCTTTAGATCAACAAGGACGGCCGACACACAACAATGCTCAGCTAACGGCTGAAGCCATCCGGGGACTTTTCGATGAACAAATTACCATAAATGATATCGACCTGCTGGCATGCGGAACTACTTCCCCGGATCAAACCCTGCCGTCGCACACTTCCATGGTCCATGGCGAACTGGGTGGCAAACCGCTGGAGATCATCTCCCCTGCCGGTTCCTGTGCCACAGGCATGCACGCGATGAAATACGCCTTCCTGGCAGTTAAATCAGGCGAAAAAAGCAACGCCGTTTGTGCAGGATCTGAGGCATTTTCCTCTTTCATGCTGTCACGTAACTTTGAGAAAGAAACCGAAAAGCTCCACTTGCTGGATCAGGAACCTATCCTGGCTTTTGAAAAAGATTTCCTTCGCTGGATGCTTTCCGACGGGGCCGGAGCCGCCATGCTCCAAAACAAGCCAAACCCTGACGGTCTTTCTTTGCGTATCGACTGGATTGAATCCATATCCTATGCTAACCAACTCGAAACCTGCATGTATGCCGGTGGAGAAAAACAGGATGACGGCCAGATCAAAGGATGGAGGGAATTTGAGGCCGAAGAACTTCTATACCGTTCCTTGTTTACGCTCCACCAGGATGTAAAACTGCTCGGTGAAAATATCGTCCGGATGGGTAACCTTTTCCTGGCCGACATCGTGAAAAGAAGGAACATTAACCTGGATGAGATTGATTACCTCCTGCCTCACATTTCTTCTGAATATTTCCGTTACCGCATCGATGCTGACAGCCTCGAGAAAGGTGTACATATCCCCCAGGAAAAATGGTTCACCAACCTGGTCCGGTTAGGGAACGTGGGAGCAGCATCCATCTATTTCATGATGGAAGAAATTTTCCACTCCGGCCTCCTGAAAAAAGGACAGAAACTTCTGCTAGGTGTTCCTGAAAGTGCAAGATTTTCATACGTTTACGGGCTTTTGACCGTAGTTTGATATCTTTGCTTATCTTTGCCTCCTTTACCTGAACCTGAGTTCCTTCTATGTTAATTTCTGAAGAAAATATCCTGGAACTGATCCCTCAGCGCTACCCTATGGTGATGATAGACAACCTGGTAACCTGTGATGAAAAGCAAGCAATATCAAAGCTCAACATCCGCCGGGAAAATCTTTTTCTGAACAGTCATGGATTGACTTCAGCGGGTATGATGGAGGCGATGGCACAGACTGCGGCCGCCAGAACGGGATACCTGATGAAAAATCAGCCGGAAAGTGAGAACATAAAGATCCCGATAGGTGTCATCGGAAGTATAAAAAACTTCAGGATGAATTTTCAGCCCCTCATTGGATCGGTCATCGTCACTACCGTAAGCATTGAGCATGAAGTGCTGCAGGCAACGGTTGTAAAAGGAAAAGTTGAAATGAATGGGGAACTTGCTGCAGAAAGTGATATGCAGATTTTTTTAACCGAAGATCAACCAGTATAACCATGAAAAAAAAGGAAGTCCCGCAGGATGAGGGACTGACGGAAGGACTGTTTGAAGATGTTTGCTATGCACTGGACGAAAACGGTAATTATACCGTCGTCCCCAGTACCGGCTGGCAGCCTAAAACGGATGCCATGCTGCAGGCCTGGGATGTTATCCATGAAAAGGTGGAGCAGGTCAGGCAGCGTGTGTTATCCGGAGAACTCAGCCCTATCGCTTATTACATGGAAAAAAACATTATGGACCTGAGGCTGCTGGCCGATTATGCCGGTTTGCCAAAAAGAAAGGTCAGAAAACATCTCAAACCAGATCACTTCAATAAGTTAGACGACCAAATCCTGATGCGTTATGCGGAAACCTTCGGGGTCAGTGTTGAAATGTTGCGTAATTTCCGTGAAACTTTGAAAGATAAATGAGCAAGAACGCGTATCAAATCGATTTTAACCATCAACAGGCGGCCCATTGTGAAAATGGAGTCACCTCCAACCTTCTGCGCCATTACCAGATCAAGCTGAGCGAGCCGATGGTATTCGGCATTGGATCGGGTCTTTTCTTTTCCTACATGCCATTCATGAAGCTGAATGACTTGCCGGTGGTATCGTTCAGGCCATGGCCGGGACAGATCTTCAACCGGATAACAAAACGGCTCGGTTTGAAGATACAACGGTTCAAATATAAAGACCAGGCTGAATCCATGGAGGCATTAGACCGGAACCTTCAGCAAGGTATCCCTACCGGCTGCCTGGTCGGGGTTTATCATCTCACTTATTTCCCGCAGGCTTACCGTTTTCATTTCAATGCCCATAATATTGTGGTTGTCGGGAGGGAAAACGGCGAATATCTGGTGAGCGATCCCATCATGCCCAATATTGAGCGGCTGAGCCATCATGATCTCCAGCGCGTGCGCTTTGCAAAAGGAACCTATCCTCCTAAGGGAAGAATGTATTATATCAGCGAGACTCCATCTTCATATAATCTCAAAGAAGCTATTGTCAAAGGCATACAACAGGTCTGCAAGGATATGCTGGGCATCCCCATTCCGCTTTTCGGCGTAAAAGGCATTCGATATTTAA
This DNA window, taken from Bacteroidales bacterium, encodes the following:
- a CDS encoding zinc metallopeptidase; its protein translation is MIAPIWIIFGVFMLLSWLISMQLRSKFKKYSKVPINYNLTGKEVAEKMLKENGILDVKVVSTPGQLSDHYNPVNKTVNLSPDVYNLSSVASAAIAAHECGHAVQHAAAYSFLQMRSKLVPVVSFTSRWIQWVLLAGILLVQTMPSILLIGIILFGLTTLFSFITLPVEINASKKALVWLNTSGITNVQNHDKAEDALRWAAYTYVVAALGSLATLLYYIMIFTGRRN
- a CDS encoding aromatic amino acid ammonia-lyase, translating into MIVIGGRDICLEDFRQIIFHQVPVLLDSAALTAVSDCFHFLKEFSHDKIIYGINTGLGPMSQYKVKEQDRLALQYNLIRSHAAGAGRPIEEIHVKALMVARLNTLMKGYSGIHPSVVELLRDFINHDITPVIPRHGGVGASGDLVQIAHLALALIGEGEVTVHGKLLNTSEALKQAGLEPISMHIREALSLINGTSAMSGIGIVNVIYARQLLDWAVGASALINEVVESYDDHFSLELNRVKLHPGQMEITGKLHKILNDSRLTRKRADDLFNGTNGEIVFTKKIQEYYSLRCITQILGPVTDTIHGAETVVMNEINSVNDNPVIDFRNRNVFHGGNFHGDYVSLEMDKLKLSVTKLSMLAERQLNFLMNDKLNGKLPPFVNLGVLGLNLGMQGVQFTATSTVAENQVLSNPVYVHSIPTNNDNQDLVSMGTNAALMTCQVIENSYEVMSIHLLTLIQAVDFLKMEDRMSTFTKDLYHKLRAEVPVFSEDHVMAPDIRKMKDYISHNSLNI
- the fabG gene encoding 3-oxoacyl-ACP reductase FabG, coding for MKKYALVTGGSRGIGRAICLKLAEAGYPVIINYKSNEAEARHTLELIISKGGEAELLPFDVSVKEETEKALESWANAHQEAYIACLVNNAGIRRDNLLVFMSDSEWKDVLETNLGSFFYVTRKLVKDMMVNKYGRIVNVVSLSGIKGLPGQTNYSAAKAGVIGATKALAQEVGRKNVTVNAVAPGFIRTEMTKDLDEKEYKALIPLNRFGETEEVAEVVAFLASDKASYITGEVVSVNGGLYT
- a CDS encoding beta-ketoacyl-[acyl-carrier-protein] synthase family protein — encoded protein: MRRVVITGMGIYSTIGINLDEVRESLYLGKSGIGFDPLRKEMGFRSGLTGIIERPQLKGLLDRRQRIGMAEQAEYAYISTVEALKQANIDQDYLEKIEAGILFGNDSSAVPVIETIDIMREKKDTALVGSGLIFQTMNSTISMNLSVIFKLKGINLTVSAACASGSHAIGIAYYLIRSGLQECIITGGGQEVNMESTGNFDALNAFSVRENDPTLASRPFDRDRDGLVPSGGAATLVLESFESAKKRGAKILAEVIGYGFSSNGEHISVPNLDGPVKAIRMALKDANLMAKDIEYINAHATSTPVGDAKEAEALHLVFGDSKPRVSSTKSMTGHEMWMGGASEVVYSILMLQNGFIAPNINFENPDECSAKLNIAAKTIHQNFNIFLSNAFGFGGTNSTLIVKGIGH
- a CDS encoding phosphopantetheine-binding protein; amino-acid sequence: MEKTIIIGEINGFLIEEFEIEQHMIKPEASWKEIGIDSLDFVDIVVIIEKSYGFKLKGEEMATIKTLGQFYDHVYQRIQNQN
- a CDS encoding acyltransferase, encoding MATWQGKTRGGLLGHQIFVFILRYLGLKPAYFLLRFVSSYYFIFSRKSNRHIYAYYKEILHYSSFIARKAVYRNYYIFGQILIDKVAIYSGLVDKFTFDLEDEKHLAAMDKGGFMISAHIGNWEMAGKKSDRIDKTMNLVMLDEEHRRIRHYLDSIMKERNIRIILLKDDLSHLIAIRQALDKSELIAIHGDRFMEGMKTLTAKFLGKDACFPEGPFYLALRMNAPVSFAFAMKEGPSHYHFYATPPKIYNLPEGKRISREHLMPILLDYIRAVETMLKKYPEQWFNYYEFWG
- a CDS encoding beta-ketoacyl-ACP synthase III — protein: MINEVYITRLAKFLPNLPVENDQMEQFLGMVDGKPSRAKRIIMRNNQITNRYYALDQQGRPTHNNAQLTAEAIRGLFDEQITINDIDLLACGTTSPDQTLPSHTSMVHGELGGKPLEIISPAGSCATGMHAMKYAFLAVKSGEKSNAVCAGSEAFSSFMLSRNFEKETEKLHLLDQEPILAFEKDFLRWMLSDGAGAAMLQNKPNPDGLSLRIDWIESISYANQLETCMYAGGEKQDDGQIKGWREFEAEELLYRSLFTLHQDVKLLGENIVRMGNLFLADIVKRRNINLDEIDYLLPHISSEYFRYRIDADSLEKGVHIPQEKWFTNLVRLGNVGAASIYFMMEEIFHSGLLKKGQKLLLGVPESARFSYVYGLLTVV
- a CDS encoding BtrH N-terminal domain-containing protein; amino-acid sequence: MSKNAYQIDFNHQQAAHCENGVTSNLLRHYQIKLSEPMVFGIGSGLFFSYMPFMKLNDLPVVSFRPWPGQIFNRITKRLGLKIQRFKYKDQAESMEALDRNLQQGIPTGCLVGVYHLTYFPQAYRFHFNAHNIVVVGRENGEYLVSDPIMPNIERLSHHDLQRVRFAKGTYPPKGRMYYISETPSSYNLKEAIVKGIQQVCKDMLGIPIPLFGVKGIRYLSRQMKKWPQKLGEKRAALYMGQVVRMLEEIGTGGAGFRFIYAAFLQEAARELEQPWLNDMSKEMTEAGDRWREFGVIAGRIFKNRAGQEDSYIAASDVLLDIADREEKIYRRLRQIKLS